A region of Halalkaliarchaeum desulfuricum DNA encodes the following proteins:
- a CDS encoding DUF655 domain-containing protein — translation MEGTDSDSLDSSPDEGEEIYAVVLDYFPHGHPDDSRPQFEKSPVAQAIGEDRFRLFEFTLTEDPDLNITDRIRIEPEQDERISRIREIEYDDLSSSATSELEYAVEELIDRNERRFVDFYNDAQPITLRLHQLNLLPGVGKKIRNTILDERKRGPFESFEEITERVSGLHSPKEVIIDRIIEELREEDLKYKTFVRREDGGSE, via the coding sequence ATGGAAGGGACGGATTCAGACTCTCTCGACTCTTCGCCCGACGAGGGGGAGGAGATCTACGCGGTCGTGCTCGACTACTTCCCGCACGGGCATCCGGACGACTCCCGCCCGCAGTTCGAAAAGTCGCCGGTGGCCCAGGCGATCGGGGAGGACCGGTTCCGGCTGTTCGAGTTCACGCTCACGGAGGACCCGGATCTGAACATCACCGATCGGATCAGAATCGAGCCCGAACAGGACGAACGGATCTCGCGGATCCGGGAGATCGAATACGACGACCTCTCGAGCAGCGCGACGTCCGAACTCGAGTACGCCGTCGAGGAGTTGATCGACCGCAACGAGCGTCGGTTCGTCGACTTCTACAACGACGCCCAGCCGATCACCCTTCGGCTCCACCAGCTGAACCTGCTTCCGGGGGTCGGAAAGAAGATCAGGAACACGATCCTCGACGAGCGAAAACGCGGGCCCTTCGAGAGCTTCGAGGAGATCACCGAACGGGTCAGCGGGCTGCACAGCCCGAAGGAAGTCATCATCGACCGAATCATCGAGGAACTTCGCGAGGAGGACCTCAAGTACAAGACGTTCGTCCGCCGGGAGGACGGCGGGAGCGAATGA